A stretch of Usitatibacter palustris DNA encodes these proteins:
- the gmhB gene encoding D-glycero-beta-D-manno-heptose 1,7-bisphosphate 7-phosphatase — protein sequence MKLVILDRDGVINYDSEQYIKSAAEWKPLPGSIEAIARLNQNGFRIAVATNQSGIGRGLFDMATLNAMNDKMMEMVFRLGGRIDALFFCPHTADENCGCRKPRTGMYEEIAARFHTELKGVPCIGDGLRDLQAAETVGGQPILVLTGKGKKTQAAGGLPKKTIVFADLAEASRHLIDHA from the coding sequence ATGAAACTCGTGATCCTCGACCGCGACGGCGTCATCAACTACGACTCCGAGCAGTACATCAAGTCGGCGGCGGAGTGGAAGCCGCTGCCCGGTTCGATCGAAGCCATCGCGCGCTTGAACCAGAACGGGTTTCGCATCGCGGTGGCGACGAACCAGTCGGGCATCGGCCGCGGGCTCTTCGACATGGCCACGCTCAACGCCATGAACGACAAGATGATGGAAATGGTGTTTCGCCTCGGCGGGCGCATCGACGCGCTGTTCTTCTGCCCGCACACGGCCGACGAGAACTGCGGCTGCCGCAAGCCCCGCACCGGCATGTACGAGGAGATCGCGGCGCGCTTCCACACGGAGCTGAAGGGCGTGCCGTGCATCGGCGACGGCCTTCGCGACCTGCAGGCGGCCGAGACCGTCGGCGGCCAACCCATCCTCGTGCTCACCGGCAAGGGCAAGAAGACGCAGGCCGCGGGCGGCCTGCCGAAGAAGACCATCGTCTTCGCCGACCTCGCCGAAGCCTCACGCCACCTCATCGACCACGCATGA
- a CDS encoding lysophospholipid acyltransferase family protein yields MTELRSVLFLFFAVLVTPFFGIAVPLGGLFGYRPASFLAAVWARSIIEIAKICCGIKWEVRGWENLPSEPSILMAKHQSAWETLFMECTFPPQCWIVKKQLLWLPFVGWGLMGIRAIAIDRSSGHSAVEQIVEQGKKRLGQGMWVSIFPEGTRIPVGKRGRYGMGGAILAARTGAPVVPIAHNAGEYWGRYAFKKHAGTVTVLIGPPIATAGRTAQDVNRDVEEWIEARMRELNPERYAQA; encoded by the coding sequence ATGACGGAACTGCGGTCCGTACTGTTCCTGTTCTTCGCGGTCCTCGTCACGCCGTTCTTCGGCATCGCGGTTCCCCTGGGCGGCCTCTTCGGCTACAGGCCCGCGTCGTTCCTCGCCGCGGTGTGGGCACGCTCGATCATCGAGATCGCGAAGATCTGCTGCGGCATCAAGTGGGAGGTTCGCGGCTGGGAGAACCTGCCGAGCGAGCCGTCGATTCTCATGGCCAAGCACCAGTCGGCCTGGGAAACCCTCTTCATGGAATGCACCTTCCCGCCGCAATGCTGGATCGTGAAGAAGCAGCTGCTGTGGCTGCCCTTCGTCGGCTGGGGCCTGATGGGCATCCGCGCCATCGCGATCGATCGCTCGAGCGGGCATTCGGCCGTCGAGCAGATCGTCGAGCAGGGGAAGAAGCGCCTGGGCCAGGGCATGTGGGTTTCGATCTTCCCGGAGGGCACGCGCATTCCCGTGGGCAAGCGCGGCCGCTACGGAATGGGCGGGGCCATCCTTGCGGCGCGCACCGGTGCGCCCGTCGTCCCCATCGCGCACAATGCGGGCGAGTACTGGGGACGCTACGCATTCAAGAAGCACGCGGGCACCGTCACGGTCCTGATCGGCCCGCCGATCGCCACGGCCGGCCGCACGGCGCAGGACGTGAATCGCGACGTCGAAGAGTGGATCGAAGCGCGCATGCGCGAGCTCAACCCGGAGCGCTATGCGCAGGCTTGA
- a CDS encoding M48 family metallopeptidase, with amino-acid sequence MRRLELVSRDVHRIALAGNDLDFVLLRKRGRRGVGLRVDASGLTVSAPLAVPLTKIEALIRNSERWVTRKIAEWGTKRVPEASWSEGAELPYLGGSLVLRLSTAGRAKVELGAGELHVAVPSREPDVVKRAVVAWYKKAALAHLAQRAFALARLGGITPPRVRLSSAMARWGSCDSHGEVRLTWRLVKAPPELVDYVVCHELAHLRHMDHSRAFWNEVERLCPGHRRLRAALDASDHLYRSF; translated from the coding sequence ATGCGCAGGCTTGAGCTCGTCTCGCGCGATGTCCACCGCATCGCGCTCGCGGGCAACGACCTCGACTTCGTTCTTCTGCGCAAGCGCGGACGCCGCGGCGTGGGACTGCGCGTGGATGCGAGCGGGCTGACCGTCAGTGCGCCGCTCGCGGTGCCCCTCACAAAAATCGAAGCCCTCATCCGCAACAGCGAGCGCTGGGTCACGCGGAAGATCGCCGAATGGGGCACCAAGCGTGTGCCGGAAGCAAGTTGGTCCGAGGGCGCGGAGCTTCCGTACCTCGGGGGCAGCCTGGTGTTGCGGCTTTCGACGGCCGGTCGCGCGAAGGTCGAGCTGGGCGCGGGCGAGCTTCACGTCGCGGTTCCTTCCCGCGAGCCCGATGTCGTCAAGCGCGCCGTCGTTGCCTGGTACAAGAAAGCGGCGCTTGCGCATCTCGCGCAGCGCGCGTTCGCGCTGGCGCGCCTGGGCGGCATCACGCCGCCGCGCGTGCGGCTTTCGTCGGCGATGGCGCGCTGGGGCAGTTGCGATTCGCACGGCGAAGTGCGGCTCACGTGGCGGCTCGTGAAGGCGCCGCCCGAGCTGGTCGACTACGTGGTCTGCCACGAGCTCGCGCACCTTCGCCACATGGACCACTCGCGCGCGTTCTGGAATGAAGTCGAGCGCCTGTGCCCCGGCCACCGCCGGTTGCGCGCGGCGCTCGATGCGAGCGACCATCTGTACCGTTCCTTCTAG
- the gloA gene encoding lactoylglutathione lyase: MRLLHTMIRVGDLDRSIGFYTDVLGMKLLRRKDYPDGKFTLAFVGYGDEVDHTVIELTHNWETKSYDLGNGFGHLAVSVPDAYKACEDVKQKGGKVTREAGPMKHGGSVIAFVEDPDGYKIEFIQRN; encoded by the coding sequence ATGCGCCTGCTGCACACGATGATTCGCGTCGGTGACCTCGATCGCTCGATCGGTTTCTACACCGACGTCCTCGGAATGAAGCTGCTGCGCCGCAAGGACTATCCCGACGGCAAGTTCACGCTCGCCTTCGTGGGCTACGGCGACGAGGTCGACCACACGGTGATCGAGCTCACGCACAACTGGGAGACGAAGTCCTACGACCTGGGCAACGGCTTCGGCCACCTGGCGGTCTCGGTGCCCGATGCGTACAAGGCCTGCGAGGACGTGAAGCAGAAGGGCGGCAAGGTGACGCGCGAGGCGGGGCCGATGAAGCACGGCGGCAGCGTGATCGCTTTCGTCGAGGATCCCGACGGCTACAAGATCGAGTTCATCCAGCGCAACTAG
- the rsmA gene encoding 16S rRNA (adenine(1518)-N(6)/adenine(1519)-N(6))-dimethyltransferase RsmA, which produces MTLPRPRKRFGQHFLTDRHYLGRIVTAIDAKPADAMVEIGPGPGALTDHLAERVEKLHVIEIDRDLASALRARLDPAKVVVHEADALEFDFAQLPQPLRVVGNLPYNISTPILFRVAEYAARVRDCIFMLQKEVVERMVAAPDTEAYGRLSVMLQYRFAMELLVRVPPGAFTPPPKVDSAVVRMVPLGEDRLRAKDEAHFERVVAGAFSQRRKTLRNALKALGRDEGFAASGVDLGRRGETLSVAEFVQLADASCAG; this is translated from the coding sequence ATGACCCTGCCGAGGCCCCGCAAGCGCTTCGGGCAACACTTCCTCACCGACCGCCATTACCTCGGACGCATCGTCACCGCGATCGACGCGAAACCCGCGGACGCGATGGTCGAGATCGGCCCGGGACCCGGCGCGCTCACCGATCATCTCGCCGAGCGCGTCGAGAAGCTGCATGTGATCGAGATCGATCGCGACCTCGCGTCGGCACTGCGCGCTCGACTCGACCCAGCGAAGGTCGTGGTGCACGAAGCCGATGCGCTCGAGTTCGATTTCGCGCAGCTGCCGCAACCGCTGCGAGTCGTGGGCAACCTTCCCTACAACATCTCCACGCCGATCCTCTTCCGAGTCGCCGAGTACGCCGCACGCGTGCGCGATTGCATCTTCATGCTGCAGAAGGAAGTCGTCGAACGCATGGTGGCTGCGCCCGATACCGAGGCCTATGGGCGCCTGTCGGTGATGCTGCAATACCGCTTCGCGATGGAGCTCCTCGTGAGGGTCCCGCCCGGCGCGTTCACGCCACCGCCCAAGGTCGACTCGGCGGTCGTGCGCATGGTGCCGCTCGGTGAGGACCGATTGCGTGCGAAGGACGAAGCGCATTTCGAGCGCGTGGTCGCGGGCGCGTTCTCGCAACGCCGCAAGACGCTGCGCAATGCGCTGAAGGCACTGGGGCGTGACGAGGGATTCGCCGCGTCCGGCGTGGACCTCGGGCGACGCGGCGAAACGCTGTCGGTCGCGGAGTTCGTGCAGCTCGCCGACGCTAGTTGCGCTGGATGA
- the pdxA gene encoding 4-hydroxythreonine-4-phosphate dehydrogenase PdxA: MIAVTSGEPAGIGPDLCALLAHERFRDRVVFLGDREVIAARAKLRKVAFVPESVMHVSASAPVVPGRLDAANARYVLAMLDRAISGCRSGEFGAIVTAPVQKSTINEAGVAFTGHTEYLADKTGTARVVMMLVGGRLRVALATTHLPLADVPRAITRESLDVTLRILDHDLRSRFGIAKPRILVAGLNPHAGESGHLGHEEIDVIAPAIDAAVRNGLSVRGPFPADTLFTPRLLEQADAVLAMYHDQGLPVLKHAAFGDAVNVTLGLPIVRTSVDHGTAVDLAGTGVIDTGSLKAAIELAIDLAARR, encoded by the coding sequence ATGATCGCGGTGACTTCGGGCGAGCCTGCGGGCATCGGCCCGGACTTGTGCGCCCTCCTCGCGCACGAGCGCTTCCGCGATCGCGTGGTGTTCCTGGGGGATCGCGAAGTGATCGCCGCGCGCGCGAAGCTTCGCAAGGTGGCTTTCGTTCCCGAGTCGGTCATGCACGTGAGCGCCAGCGCGCCCGTGGTGCCGGGCCGGCTCGATGCGGCCAACGCGCGCTACGTCCTCGCGATGCTCGACCGCGCGATCTCCGGTTGCCGCTCCGGAGAGTTCGGCGCGATCGTCACCGCCCCCGTGCAGAAGAGCACGATCAACGAAGCGGGCGTGGCCTTCACGGGCCACACCGAATACCTCGCCGACAAGACCGGCACCGCACGCGTGGTGATGATGCTGGTGGGTGGACGCCTTCGCGTCGCACTCGCGACCACGCACCTGCCGCTTGCCGACGTTCCGCGCGCGATCACGCGCGAGTCGCTCGATGTGACGCTGCGCATCCTCGATCACGACCTGCGCAGCCGCTTCGGTATCGCCAAGCCACGCATCCTCGTCGCCGGTCTCAATCCGCACGCCGGAGAATCAGGGCACCTCGGCCACGAGGAGATCGACGTGATCGCCCCCGCGATCGACGCGGCCGTGCGCAACGGGCTTTCGGTGCGCGGACCGTTTCCCGCGGACACGCTGTTCACGCCGCGCCTGCTGGAACAAGCAGACGCGGTGCTCGCGATGTATCACGACCAGGGCCTGCCGGTGCTCAAGCACGCGGCCTTCGGCGACGCGGTGAATGTCACGCTCGGCCTGCCGATCGTGCGCACCTCCGTCGACCACGGCACGGCCGTCGATCTTGCCGGCACCGGTGTCATCGACACGGGCAGCCTCAAGGCAGCCATCGAGCTCGCGATCGACCTGGCAGCGCGGCGCTAG
- a CDS encoding peptidylprolyl isomerase produces MNNRLFALLTLTLALGASAQMATPRIDPRLAATPPRVVPVDRIVAVVNDEVITSNDLSERVTLIASQLRKQGGQLPAADVLQRQILERMINDLVQVQHAKETGLKIDDATLDKTIQRIAQENNLSMTAFREAIEKDGVAYPRFREDIRSEILVTRLREREVENNLVVTDAEVETEVAREAKEKSGDAEYRLAHILVMVPAQASPDQIEQRRRRAVQALTELRRGVNFQQVAATFSDAPDALQGGNLGWRPSGRLPALFLESIEKLQVNDTTDLLRSPNGFHIVKLLEKRGKAAAATIQQSKARHILIRTREGLTDAEVRERLTRIKVRVAAGEDFGELAKVHSEDGSASKGGDLGWLAPGDTVAEFEKVMNASATGEVSAPFQTPFGWHILQVQERRADEQSEERKKAAARTAIRARKGDEAYADWLRQARDRAFVENRLEER; encoded by the coding sequence ATGAACAACCGTCTTTTCGCGCTGCTCACCCTGACCCTCGCCCTGGGCGCGTCCGCCCAGATGGCCACCCCTCGCATCGACCCGCGCCTGGCTGCCACGCCCCCGCGCGTGGTTCCCGTCGATCGCATCGTCGCGGTCGTCAACGACGAGGTCATCACGTCCAACGACCTCAGTGAGCGCGTGACGCTCATCGCGAGCCAGCTGCGCAAGCAGGGCGGGCAACTCCCGGCCGCGGATGTCCTCCAGCGCCAGATCCTCGAGCGCATGATCAACGACCTCGTGCAGGTGCAGCACGCGAAGGAGACGGGGCTCAAGATCGACGACGCCACGCTCGACAAGACGATCCAGCGCATCGCGCAGGAGAACAACCTGTCGATGACCGCCTTCCGCGAGGCGATCGAAAAGGACGGCGTGGCCTACCCGCGCTTCCGCGAAGACATCCGCAGCGAGATCCTGGTCACGCGCCTGCGCGAACGCGAAGTCGAGAACAACCTCGTGGTCACCGATGCCGAGGTCGAGACCGAAGTCGCCCGCGAAGCCAAGGAAAAAAGCGGTGACGCCGAATACCGCCTCGCGCACATCCTCGTGATGGTGCCCGCGCAGGCCTCGCCCGACCAGATCGAGCAGCGCCGCCGGCGCGCCGTGCAGGCGCTCACGGAGCTGCGCCGCGGCGTGAACTTCCAGCAAGTGGCCGCGACCTTTTCTGATGCACCCGATGCGTTGCAGGGCGGCAACCTCGGCTGGCGTCCTTCGGGCCGGCTGCCCGCGCTCTTCCTCGAGTCCATCGAGAAGCTGCAGGTCAACGACACGACCGACCTGCTGCGCAGCCCCAACGGCTTCCACATCGTGAAGCTGCTCGAGAAGCGCGGCAAGGCGGCCGCGGCCACGATCCAGCAGTCGAAGGCGCGGCACATCCTCATCCGCACGCGCGAAGGCCTCACGGATGCGGAAGTCCGCGAACGCCTCACGCGCATCAAGGTGCGCGTCGCGGCCGGCGAGGATTTCGGCGAGCTCGCGAAGGTGCATTCCGAAGACGGCTCCGCCTCGAAGGGCGGCGACCTCGGCTGGCTCGCGCCGGGCGACACGGTCGCGGAATTCGAGAAGGTGATGAACGCGTCGGCCACCGGTGAGGTCAGCGCGCCGTTCCAGACGCCGTTCGGCTGGCACATCCTGCAAGTGCAGGAGCGCCGCGCGGACGAGCAGTCGGAGGAGCGGAAGAAGGCCGCCGCGCGCACGGCCATTCGCGCCCGCAAGGGCGACGAAGCCTACGCGGACTGGCTGCGGCAGGCGCGCGACCGCGCGTTCGTCGAAAACCGGCTCGAAGAGCGCTGA
- a CDS encoding LPS-assembly protein LptD, whose protein sequence is MAILIACAIGSAPGARAQDSDGLRLRLDRQLRPPPPRLERDAIRFLEADEIGGERDKTITATGNVSLRQRGASIRADRVDYNEVTDTAVAIGRVRLEREGDAVVGPKLMYHLGTDTGEMDAPLFEIPKKLDRRAAGRGSASRAMLEGEDISRLFDAEYTTCPVPRDDWFLRVHELEIDSKRNIGTAYNSTVYFLGVPILYSPWLSFPLDNARKSGFLAPIIGSSGQSGFELAMPYYWNIAENMDATITPKLFSKRGLQIGSEFRYLWPTFSGQLDAEFLPKDRITDSDRYFFGVRHVQSLPFNTTLAISAQRVSDDDYFRDLSTRIAATSQTNLPRDAILSYSDDIWALSARALAYQTLQDPLAPVVAPYKILPQLLASGLKQNFLGADWQFVGELSNFRHPELVNGQRFIAYPSVQVPFRRSYGYVTPKVGYHFTQYNVKENAGGVEEGTRGLPITSVDAGLFFDRPWEFRGERFQQTLEPRLYYLYVPYKDQSKLPNFTTAETDFNFGQMFYENRFIGGDRIGDANQITAAVTTRLVESGTGLERLRASLGQVYYFEPQRVTLEGPPRDEQRSDVIGVVSSQITPTITSDLVLQYSPSRSDAAKGALGVRYFPEPGRVLNAAYRYARNDIEQIDVSTQWPLWRGLTGVARVNWSIKDKKLLEGLVGFEYNADCWQLRAVAHRFITATQQVSTSFQIQLELTGLSRIGINPLETLRQNISGYRRSDEIAR, encoded by the coding sequence ATGGCGATCTTGATCGCCTGCGCGATCGGGTCCGCACCCGGCGCGCGCGCGCAGGACTCCGACGGGTTGCGCTTGCGCCTCGACCGGCAACTGCGCCCGCCGCCGCCGCGGCTCGAGCGCGACGCGATCCGCTTCCTCGAAGCCGACGAGATCGGGGGCGAGCGCGACAAGACCATCACCGCCACGGGCAACGTCTCGCTGCGCCAACGCGGGGCCTCCATTCGCGCCGATCGCGTCGACTACAACGAAGTCACCGACACGGCCGTGGCGATCGGCCGGGTCCGCCTGGAGCGGGAAGGCGACGCGGTCGTCGGCCCGAAGCTCATGTACCACCTCGGCACCGACACGGGCGAGATGGACGCGCCGCTGTTCGAGATCCCGAAGAAGCTCGACCGCCGCGCCGCCGGCCGCGGCAGCGCCTCGCGCGCAATGCTCGAGGGCGAGGACATCAGCCGCCTCTTCGACGCCGAGTACACCACCTGCCCCGTGCCGCGAGACGACTGGTTCCTTCGCGTGCACGAGCTCGAGATCGACAGCAAGCGCAACATCGGCACCGCCTACAACTCGACCGTCTACTTCCTCGGCGTCCCGATCCTCTACTCGCCGTGGCTGTCGTTCCCGCTCGACAACGCGCGCAAGAGCGGCTTCCTCGCACCGATCATCGGCTCGTCGGGGCAGAGCGGCTTCGAGCTGGCGATGCCCTACTACTGGAACATCGCCGAGAACATGGATGCGACGATCACGCCCAAGCTCTTCTCGAAGCGCGGGTTGCAGATCGGTTCGGAGTTCCGCTACCTGTGGCCCACGTTCTCGGGGCAGCTCGACGCGGAGTTCCTGCCAAAGGATCGCATCACCGACTCCGATCGCTACTTCTTCGGCGTGCGCCACGTGCAGTCGCTGCCTTTCAACACCACCCTGGCGATCAGCGCGCAGCGGGTTTCCGACGACGACTACTTCCGCGACCTGTCCACGCGCATCGCGGCGACCTCGCAGACCAACCTGCCGCGCGACGCGATCCTCTCGTACAGCGACGACATCTGGGCTCTGTCGGCGCGCGCGCTCGCCTACCAGACCCTCCAGGATCCGCTCGCCCCCGTGGTGGCCCCGTACAAGATCCTCCCGCAGCTGCTCGCCTCGGGCCTCAAGCAGAACTTTCTCGGCGCCGACTGGCAATTCGTCGGCGAGCTCTCCAACTTCCGCCATCCGGAGCTCGTGAACGGCCAGCGCTTCATCGCCTATCCCTCGGTGCAGGTCCCGTTCCGGCGCAGCTACGGCTACGTCACGCCGAAGGTGGGGTACCACTTCACGCAGTACAACGTGAAGGAGAACGCAGGTGGCGTCGAGGAAGGCACGCGCGGCCTGCCGATCACGAGCGTGGACGCGGGCCTCTTCTTCGACCGCCCGTGGGAATTCAGGGGCGAGCGATTCCAGCAGACGCTCGAGCCACGCCTGTATTACTTGTACGTCCCGTACAAGGACCAATCGAAGCTGCCCAACTTCACGACGGCCGAGACCGATTTCAATTTCGGGCAGATGTTCTACGAGAACCGCTTCATCGGCGGCGACCGCATCGGCGATGCGAACCAGATCACCGCGGCGGTGACCACGCGCCTCGTGGAATCGGGCACGGGCCTCGAGCGGCTGCGCGCGTCGCTCGGGCAGGTCTACTACTTCGAGCCGCAGCGCGTGACGCTCGAGGGCCCGCCGCGCGACGAGCAGCGCTCCGACGTCATCGGCGTGGTCTCGAGCCAGATCACGCCCACGATCACCTCCGACCTCGTGCTGCAGTACAGCCCGTCGCGCAGCGATGCGGCCAAGGGGGCGCTGGGCGTGCGCTACTTCCCGGAACCGGGCCGCGTGCTCAACGCCGCGTACCGCTACGCGCGAAACGACATCGAGCAGATCGACGTTTCCACGCAGTGGCCGCTGTGGCGCGGCCTCACCGGCGTGGCCCGCGTGAACTGGAGCATCAAGGACAAGAAGCTCCTCGAGGGGCTGGTCGGGTTCGAGTACAATGCCGACTGTTGGCAGCTTCGCGCGGTGGCCCATCGATTCATCACCGCGACCCAGCAGGTTTCGACCTCCTTCCAGATCCAGCTCGAGCTCACCGGACTCTCGCGGATCGGCATCAACCCGCTGGAGACGCTGCGTCAGAACATCTCCGGCTATCGCCGGTCCGACGAGATTGCTCGATGA
- a CDS encoding aminoglycoside phosphotransferase family protein, which produces MTRLAALDAWLGAALDGAPFRREPASADASFRRYFRIFVPDRTYIVMDAPPEREDSRPFVHVAGLLRAAGLNAPEIYAQDLAQGFLLLTDLGPKTYLQSFGEQDPDALFRDAIAALVTWQGASREGALPPYDETLLRREIELFPEWYVKRHRGVELDAGQREKLEGVFRAVLAANLAEPRVFVHRDFMPRNLMVSAPNPGIIDFQDAVYGPISYDIACLLRDAYVSWEEPQVIDWTIRYWERARKHGLPVPADFADFWRNVEWMGLQRHLKVAGIFARLHYRDGKAGYIDDAPRFIGYIRKTAGRYRELEPLLRLVDQIEGAHVETRLTF; this is translated from the coding sequence ATGACTCGTCTCGCAGCGCTCGACGCGTGGCTGGGCGCTGCGCTCGACGGCGCACCGTTTCGCCGCGAACCGGCTTCCGCCGACGCAAGCTTCCGACGCTACTTCCGCATCTTCGTTCCGGACCGCACGTACATCGTGATGGATGCGCCCCCGGAGCGCGAGGACTCCCGCCCCTTCGTGCACGTCGCCGGCCTCCTGCGCGCAGCAGGCCTCAACGCGCCGGAAATCTACGCGCAGGACCTCGCGCAGGGCTTCCTGCTGCTCACGGACCTGGGACCGAAGACGTACCTGCAGTCTTTCGGCGAACAGGATCCCGACGCGCTTTTCCGCGACGCGATCGCAGCGCTCGTCACCTGGCAGGGTGCGAGCCGCGAGGGCGCGCTGCCGCCCTACGACGAAACGCTGCTGCGACGCGAGATCGAGCTCTTCCCCGAGTGGTACGTGAAGCGCCATCGGGGTGTGGAGCTCGATGCGGGCCAGCGCGAAAAGCTCGAAGGGGTATTCCGGGCCGTGCTCGCGGCGAATCTCGCCGAACCGCGCGTGTTCGTGCACCGCGACTTCATGCCGCGCAACCTCATGGTGAGCGCGCCCAACCCGGGCATCATCGATTTCCAGGATGCCGTCTACGGACCGATCAGCTATGACATCGCCTGCCTGCTGCGAGATGCGTACGTGAGCTGGGAGGAGCCGCAGGTCATCGACTGGACCATCCGTTACTGGGAGCGGGCGCGCAAGCACGGGCTGCCCGTGCCCGCGGACTTCGCCGACTTCTGGCGCAACGTCGAGTGGATGGGCCTGCAGCGCCACCTCAAGGTCGCCGGCATCTTCGCGCGCCTGCACTACCGCGACGGCAAGGCGGGCTACATCGACGACGCGCCGCGCTTCATCGGCTACATCCGCAAGACCGCCGGCCGCTACCGGGAGCTCGAACCGCTGCTGCGCCTCGTCGACCAGATCGAAGGCGCGCACGTCGAAACGCGGCTCACGTTTTGA
- the murU gene encoding N-acetylmuramate alpha-1-phosphate uridylyltransferase MurU produces MKRTRRAIVLAAGRGERLRPLTDTTPKPLLKVGGRTLIERQIARLVAGGFTELVVNIEHLGEQVENALGDGSRLGAAIRYSRENPALETAGGIARALPLLGDEPFAVVSADIHTAFDYATLGPIADAIARDFERHAAHFVLVDNPPWHSGGDMGLANGRVARGKPWFTYGNISVFHPASFAPLDPNAKLRIFPWAYAMVDAGRVTGEYFGGDWDNVGTAEQLAALDRRLSA; encoded by the coding sequence TTGAAACGAACTCGCCGCGCGATCGTGCTTGCGGCCGGGCGCGGCGAGCGGCTGCGCCCGCTGACGGACACAACGCCGAAGCCCCTGCTCAAGGTGGGCGGTCGCACGCTGATCGAGCGGCAGATCGCGCGTCTCGTCGCCGGGGGGTTCACCGAACTGGTGGTGAACATCGAGCACCTCGGCGAGCAGGTCGAGAACGCGCTGGGTGATGGCTCGCGCCTGGGTGCTGCGATCCGCTATTCACGCGAGAACCCTGCGCTGGAGACCGCCGGCGGAATCGCGCGCGCATTGCCGCTGCTCGGTGATGAGCCCTTCGCGGTCGTGAGCGCGGACATCCACACGGCTTTCGACTACGCAACACTCGGTCCGATCGCCGACGCGATCGCGCGCGACTTCGAAAGACACGCGGCGCACTTCGTGCTCGTCGACAACCCGCCGTGGCATTCGGGCGGCGACATGGGACTGGCCAATGGGCGCGTCGCGCGCGGCAAGCCGTGGTTTACCTACGGCAACATCTCCGTCTTCCACCCGGCGAGCTTCGCGCCGCTCGACCCGAATGCGAAGCTGCGCATCTTCCCCTGGGCCTATGCGATGGTCGATGCCGGACGAGTCACCGGCGAGTACTTCGGCGGCGACTGGGACAACGTCGGAACCGCCGAGCAGCTCGCGGCGCTCGACCGGCGGCTGTCGGCGTAA